The Kiritimatiellaceae bacterium genome includes the window CGATAAAGAAGGGATGCACAACCTCTGCATTCCGTGGATTTACTTTTAATAGATTCGAAGCTTCCTCCGGCGTCAGTACAAATCCGTGGTGACGTGGGACCTGACCAGCAAAGCACTTCTGCGGAACAAAGTTACATTCAAGACGATGAGCGGCGCTGACATCGGTTTGATCTGAGATCGCCGAGTTGATTTGCGGCACTTCGCGGAAGTTCAATTCATAATCTTTGGTCGCCGACTTACCTTCATTTTTCCGCAGCTTCTTCGCCGCCGCCGTTGGCTCGACTTTGAACCAGAGCCGTTTCGTCTTCGGCAGAAGCGCAAGGTCTTGCGTCTTGGCCCAGTTGGCGATGGAAACGTGGACGTTGGCCTCGCCGCTCCACGGCTGGTTATCCACGGCTTCGACGATGGTGCCGTCACTGACGACGTGATCGAGTCCGCCGACGCGCGACTGGTTGTTGCGGATGTTCTGCGTACCGACCAATCCGGCGCGTCCGGCCATTGGATCGGCGGCGGTGCAGGCCGGAAGATGATCGTGAGCGCGGCGAAACCAATAAACGCAATAGTCAGCCATGCCGGGCACTTCGGGATAAAGAGCGCGGACGTGCTCTACATAATCGGGGCCGAGCTGCGGTTTCAGAAGTTTCGCGCCGATGAACGGCGGATTGCCGACAATGACGTCGGCGCGCGGCCACGGCGTACGGATAAACGCGCCGTCCGCTCCGGCGGTGATGAGCGCGTCGGTGGCGATAAAGTTCCGGTCGAGGTTGTCCAGCGGCAAGGCGCGTTCGGAAATGTGCAGTTCGTCAATGGCGAGTTTGCGGGCGATCATCATGGTGACTTTGGCGATTTCGACAGCAAAGGGATTGATGTCCATGCCGTAAAAGTTCCGTGCCGTGAGGTAGCTGAAACGCATCTGGCCTTCGGTGTCGCTGGCATGTTTGGGAAACTCGGAATCAATGCGTTCGTAGATGCGCGCTTCCAGACGCTTCAGTTCGCGGTAGGCAATATACAGGAAGTTTCCCGAACCGCAGGCCGGGTCAAGAACGCAGAAGGTTTGCATCCGGTCGCGCAACTCGCGGAGCCGTTTGAACGTTTTCGCCTCTTCAATCTGCTCGTGCCACGGATGGACAATCGTCGGGCCGATGATTTTCATGATGTCGGCGGGATGGGTAAAGTGCGCGCCCTGAGCGCGCCGTTCGTTGCGGGTTCCCTCCACCGTTCCGTCGTCCAGCGAATGCTCAAACAGCGTACCGAAGATTTCCGGCTGTACTTTCTTCCAGTCGAATTTGGCGGCTTCGCGAAGCGCAACCAGTTCCAAATCTTTCAGTTCAATGCGGGCTGGCGCGGCAAACAGTCCGCCGTTGAAATAAGGCACGCCTTTAAACCGTCCGCCGCTAACCGCCGGCGTGGTATTCATGGCATCGAACAGTCCGCCGAGAAGATCGTAACTGTCGGTCGGCGTGGAAATATCATTCAGCAGCTGCGTGACAAAGTATTTCGGCAGCAGATCAATGTCTTCGGCAAACAAAGCCACCAGCATTTGCAGAATAAAGCGCTGAGCCGTCGGCTGATCGACACCGCGATTGCGGAATTTCTTAAAACAGTAGGCCAAGCGATCAGCGGCTTCGCGGGTGACAGCGACGCGGTCGTTGTCAAAAAGCGGTTTGGGCTGGCCGGGAAATAGAAAATTCAGCGGCCCCCAGCGTTCCGGAAGTTCGGCCAGCGTAACGCGGCCCACCGGCGAATCCATCTGCGTCTCGAAGTCATAGACGTGGAACTCGTCAAAGTTACACAGCACCACATAGCGCGGACGGCCCGGAACAAGGCGCGTCCAGTAGTCGAACGCCTGCCGGTAGTGTTTCGACAAATCGACGCCGCGCTTCTTCATCTCAATGAGAACAACCGGCTTCCAGACGTAATCCGCGAAACTGACGCCGCCGCCGTCTTCTTTGGCTTTGCGGACGCGGCATTCCGCTTCGCCGCCGACATCCAGCGAACCGGCATGACCGAAAGCTTGAAACAGGCGGTCGAGGAATATCTGCGCCTGACCTTTTTCGTCACCGGTAATGTGCGCCTGAGTCCATGTCACAAAGGCAGCCAGTTTTTCGGATTTCGGATTACTCATTTTAATGTCTCGCAGAGGTCGTTTCCCAAACACTGGAAAGTTTCTACCGGATTGTGGTACCTCCTTCCAGTCATTGCTTTTGAAAGATTCAAAAGCCTCGCTTCGCATTCGCGGTAATTCGTGGTATTCGTGGGCTGTATGAAAAAAATCCGTTTAGACCAGTTGCTGGTAGAAAAAGGCCTTGCCGAAAGCCGCGAAAAAGCCAAGCGGCTGATTCTGGCCGGACAGGTTCTGGTTGGCGGACAGCCAGCCTCAAAACCCGGACATGCAATTCTGCCAGATCATGAAATCGTACTGAAAGAAACCGAACGGTTCGTCAGCCG containing:
- a CDS encoding class I SAM-dependent DNA methyltransferase, coding for MSNPKSEKLAAFVTWTQAHITGDEKGQAQIFLDRLFQAFGHAGSLDVGGEAECRVRKAKEDGGGVSFADYVWKPVVLIEMKKRGVDLSKHYRQAFDYWTRLVPGRPRYVVLCNFDEFHVYDFETQMDSPVGRVTLAELPERWGPLNFLFPGQPKPLFDNDRVAVTREAADRLAYCFKKFRNRGVDQPTAQRFILQMLVALFAEDIDLLPKYFVTQLLNDISTPTDSYDLLGGLFDAMNTTPAVSGGRFKGVPYFNGGLFAAPARIELKDLELVALREAAKFDWKKVQPEIFGTLFEHSLDDGTVEGTRNERRAQGAHFTHPADIMKIIGPTIVHPWHEQIEEAKTFKRLRELRDRMQTFCVLDPACGSGNFLYIAYRELKRLEARIYERIDSEFPKHASDTEGQMRFSYLTARNFYGMDINPFAVEIAKVTMMIARKLAIDELHISERALPLDNLDRNFIATDALITAGADGAFIRTPWPRADVIVGNPPFIGAKLLKPQLGPDYVEHVRALYPEVPGMADYCVYWFRRAHDHLPACTAADPMAGRAGLVGTQNIRNNQSRVGGLDHVVSDGTIVEAVDNQPWSGEANVHVSIANWAKTQDLALLPKTKRLWFKVEPTAAAKKLRKNEGKSATKDYELNFREVPQINSAISDQTDVSAAHRLECNFVPQKCFAGQVPRHHGFVLTPEEASNLLKVNPRNAEVVHPFFIGDELVTSGKPERWIIDFQQMNILDAKSYEAPFARVEATVLPHIQEYAERERGETGKDKGQDQTWLKTWWQHFRCRKEMVDSINRLSRYIACPEIIKRPTFAFVHPTIRPDHRLRVFAFDDDYSYGILQAHPHWLWFLTKSSKLTERLTYTSSSVFDTFPWPQTPSTKQIEAVAAAGREVRRIRAETLPKMKGGLRALYRTLELPGANPLKDAHAALDAAVLAAYGFSAKADLLAQLLELNQQVAGKIEAGETVTAPGIPASYPTPAGLITGDCIRP